The following proteins are co-located in the Gossypium hirsutum isolate 1008001.06 chromosome A02, Gossypium_hirsutum_v2.1, whole genome shotgun sequence genome:
- the LOC107951337 gene encoding uncharacterized protein, whose product MITRSNLAEQLREYQLRSKHDWASVSFFSSTSNLSSYRVDVMVFVIWELVILAFLVFSAVSLYFGHMQLAFILVCITMLLLLCMKITKQVKLARKKKRRMLLPLSI is encoded by the exons ATGATAACGCGATCGAATTTAGCTGAGCAATTGAGAGAGTATCAGCTTCGATCTAAGCACGATTGGGCTTCCGTTTCGTTTTTCTCATCCACGTCTAATCTATCATCTTACAG GGTGGATGTTATGGTCTTTGTGATATGGGAACTTGTCATTTTAGCTTTCCTGGTTTTTTCAGCTGTTTCTTTGTATTTTGGGCATATGCAGCTTGCCTTTATCCTAGTATGCATCACAATGCTATTGCTTCTCTGCATGAAAATCACAAAGCAAGTAAAGTTGgccaggaaaaagaaaagaaggatgCTTCTTCCATTATCTATTTAG